In the genome of Mucilaginibacter sp. 14171R-50, the window TTTGCTTGACCTTGGTCCGCTTAGCAATGCCGACAAATATTATAAAGACAACTTTTTTTGGCAGGAAACCATTAATCACCCCAACTACGACGAATTTTGGCAAAAACGCGGACTGCTGAAACACTACAATAAAGTAAAGCCGGCTGTAATGCTGGTAGGCGGCTGGTTTGATGCCGAAGATCTTACAGGCCCGCTGGCTATTTACAAAACCATCGAAAAGAAAGACCCTAACGCGTATAATACCATTGTGATGGGCCCGTTTGGGCATGGTAGGTGGTCGCGCGAGACAGGGCACACCATGCACAGCAACATTTACTTTGGCGATAGCATAGCAACCTTTTATCAAAAAAATATCGAGCAGAAATTCTTTAACCACTTCCTGAAAGGTAATGGCGATAAAAACTCGGGCTTACCAGAGGCTTACATGTACAACACCGGTAAAAAGGAATGGCAAACATTTGATAAATGGCCTGCTGCAGAGGCTACACACATGAAGTTTTATTTAAGCAACGATGGTAAACTGGCTTCGACCCAGCCATCTGCACCGGGCAGCACAAGTTTTGTAAGCGACCCGATGAAACCGGTACCTTACACCGAGGACAATACCACCACTATGGGCTTTACGCCTCATAACTACATGAGCGAGGATCAGCGTTTTGCAGGCCGCCGTACGGATGTGCTGGTTTACCAGACCGATGTTTTAGCTGACGACGTTACCCTGGGCGGCGAGATCATGGCAAACCTTAAAGTAGCTACCACAGGTACCGATGCCGACTGGATAGTAAAACTCATTGACGTTTACCCGCCGGACGAAAAGAACAACCCTTACATGCCGAACAAAAACATCATCCTGAGCAATTACCAGCAAATGGTTCGTTCAGAGATCATGCCGGCACGTTTCCGCGATGGCTTTGAAAAGCCGGTGCCGATGGTCGCCAACCAAAAAACAGATGTGAACTTCCGCCTGCAGGATGTGTTGCATACCTTTAAAAAAGGCCACCGTATAATGATACAAGTACAAAGTACATCGTTCCCGCTGTATGCGCGTAACCCGCAAAAGTTTGTAGAGAACCCTTACAAGGCCAGCGAAAGCGATTACCAAAAAGCTACGCATACCGTGTTTAACGATAGTTTTATTGATGTGGAGGTTTTGAAGTAATAGATCGCGATCATGAAAATCCCCGCCTGTAATTGCGAGGGGCGGGAAGGAAAGGGCGTTGGACCTACGCTGCAATTACTTATTTAGAAATTGAAAAATAAAAAATGAAATTACGCATATTCGCTCTCCTGGTTCTAAGCGGTTTTACTGCTCACGCCCAGCTTGGCGCGCAAAAAGAAACCTTTATCCGTGCC includes:
- a CDS encoding CocE/NonD family hydrolase; translated protein: MKKLSALLIVMAVACSSLFAQSNYVKEHYTKRDVYITMRDGVKLFTSIYTPNDASKNKKYPIMMQRTCYSIAPYGETKYPGQLGPSKYMMQEGYIFVYQDVRGRYKSEGTWTNMTPAIDNKKSKKDVDEGSDTYDTIDWLIKNVTGNNGKVGQWGISYPGFYTAAGILSNHPALKASSPQAPISDFFFDDFHHNGAFIESYFFTFPVFGVQKTDTTSKAWYQNTMFNPGTRDGYQFLLDLGPLSNADKYYKDNFFWQETINHPNYDEFWQKRGLLKHYNKVKPAVMLVGGWFDAEDLTGPLAIYKTIEKKDPNAYNTIVMGPFGHGRWSRETGHTMHSNIYFGDSIATFYQKNIEQKFFNHFLKGNGDKNSGLPEAYMYNTGKKEWQTFDKWPAAEATHMKFYLSNDGKLASTQPSAPGSTSFVSDPMKPVPYTEDNTTTMGFTPHNYMSEDQRFAGRRTDVLVYQTDVLADDVTLGGEIMANLKVATTGTDADWIVKLIDVYPPDEKNNPYMPNKNIILSNYQQMVRSEIMPARFRDGFEKPVPMVANQKTDVNFRLQDVLHTFKKGHRIMIQVQSTSFPLYARNPQKFVENPYKASESDYQKATHTVFNDSFIDVEVLK